Proteins found in one Allorhizobium pseudoryzae genomic segment:
- a CDS encoding RcnB family protein, with the protein MKAFLSLLTAATILAAPMAQAQDYRAHDRDRRAPVERKVVIEKKKVVVHRGHWKKGQKLSRAERARYAEIRDYRRYRLSAPPRGYHWVRANNEFLLIGAASGLIAGIIAGR; encoded by the coding sequence ATGAAAGCTTTTCTTTCCCTCCTGACCGCCGCTACCATTCTTGCGGCTCCCATGGCCCAGGCGCAGGATTACCGTGCCCATGACCGCGACCGCCGTGCTCCTGTCGAGCGTAAGGTGGTGATCGAAAAGAAGAAGGTGGTGGTCCATAGAGGACACTGGAAAAAGGGCCAGAAGCTCAGCCGTGCCGAACGGGCACGTTATGCGGAAATCCGCGATTATCGCCGCTACCGCCTGTCCGCACCGCCGCGCGGCTACCACTGGGTGCGGGCCAATAACGAGTTCCTGCTGATCGGCGCCGCCAGCGGACTGATTGCCGGCATCATTGCCGGACGTTGA